In Arthrobacter sp. CDRTa11, one DNA window encodes the following:
- a CDS encoding glycoside hydrolase family 32 protein gives MPKRLVAGIAAAALGLGTLTAGAVLAPAILAGPAQASGQAPVTVNSTTSPVPDAVALPDSGTWTRTADAGYTAVVPAGQNGTAISEQRISGTARYTAGVSVDPGTPYGVGTLLFRAAADGSDGYAVAIDPNLDRVRLFDLATGQDVVPSAAVPLDTGRTYSVDVHVDGPRIYVAVDGVERLDVLDQRYQSGHLGLLAYNGKVQFGQPSARSVEANVTGWTTSGPGWQATATGLRGSAGSGANLRTIATGQTAQVTDFTADIQIRSAHAVGAVLFRSNSTGSTGYAAEVDPNAGRLRLYRIGDNATLGTYNTPITVNNVYRLRVTADGGKLAVHWQTDFLDPNGYAPVITAQDASHGSGHVGLLSFNGESVFQGMTLKGLESSLQGWRTAAGSWEPDARGMRGAVDGLPAGGEAARFIPAVASDVVVSLDLDVASPATAAVVVRGNADGSGGTELRIDPGAGTVVLKDRASGTVLASGAMPPHSFAAGQLNRVQLTVQGTQATALVNGIQALSGTAGTAAGKGFGLLVGGGGAYFQNVRADDVAAYMNGLYQPGFHYSQNSGNSSDPNGLVYFDGEYHLFHQDRGRWAHAVSTDLLHWKQLPIALPHLAAGESWSGSAVVDATDSTGLFGGGQGLVAFYTSFNHDAPNGNQSVRAAYSADHGRTWQVAQAPPVVQNPGGPDGGWDFRDPKVTWDSATGQWIMVVAAGDHLRFYTSTDLLHWTFASTFGYGNWVRGGVLECPDFFELPVEGQPGVKRWVLWWSTGAVRSTNGSAAQYVTGTWNGTAFTPDTGPDQVLQADAGRDYYAAMSFFGAPDGRRIMLGWMSNWDYAFSPPTGRWNGQLSVPREISLKDVPGAGLRLAQEPVPELNGLRSSLWQASDVLVTPTSANPLAGASGRSLELEAEVAVPSSGGASAFSFGLRKGTVDGVVQETLLRYDTGAGTLTLDRGRSGREDFTRYFAADPADNAGTRWSSSTVAVAGGGTERRVRVRVLVDSSSVEVFGGDGTAALTSLIFPGPDSTGLSLNADGGNVRLVSATVHQLADTSRLTSAPPSAVLPPATGAARHNLGAYTVVPGGRWESTGAGLVGTFDKDSTALSAGTYANVKVEATVRFGGEAYAGAMLNGDLAPERGDGGAGSVLLRASADGSTAYYVNLDPNLRLVRIFKLENGSFNPATSILASVPVLLTHGLSYRLEVQADGGRLTVNLDGARLIDVVDNSLASGRVGLNVFDGRAGYQDVRVTALS, from the coding sequence ATGCCGAAAAGACTTGTCGCAGGAATCGCCGCAGCCGCCCTTGGGCTCGGCACGCTGACCGCGGGGGCCGTCCTGGCTCCGGCAATCCTCGCCGGACCTGCGCAGGCTTCCGGCCAGGCGCCCGTCACGGTGAACAGCACTACCAGTCCCGTTCCCGATGCCGTTGCCCTGCCGGACAGCGGCACCTGGACCCGGACCGCGGACGCCGGGTACACCGCCGTGGTCCCGGCCGGACAGAACGGCACGGCCATCAGCGAACAACGGATCAGCGGCACTGCCCGGTACACCGCCGGAGTGTCCGTTGACCCCGGGACTCCCTACGGCGTGGGGACGCTGCTTTTCAGGGCCGCGGCAGACGGCAGCGACGGCTATGCGGTGGCCATCGATCCCAACCTTGACCGGGTCAGGCTGTTCGACCTCGCCACCGGGCAAGACGTGGTTCCGTCAGCAGCCGTGCCGCTGGACACCGGCCGCACCTACTCCGTGGACGTTCATGTGGACGGCCCGCGCATCTATGTTGCGGTGGACGGCGTTGAACGCCTGGATGTCCTGGACCAGCGGTATCAAAGCGGGCATCTGGGCCTGCTTGCCTACAACGGCAAGGTCCAGTTCGGGCAGCCCTCAGCCCGCTCCGTGGAGGCGAACGTCACCGGCTGGACCACTTCCGGCCCCGGCTGGCAGGCGACCGCCACCGGCTTGCGTGGCTCGGCCGGGTCCGGCGCCAACCTCCGGACCATTGCCACCGGCCAGACCGCGCAGGTCACGGATTTCACCGCGGACATCCAGATCCGTTCCGCGCATGCCGTTGGAGCGGTCCTCTTCCGCAGCAACAGCACCGGCAGCACAGGTTACGCTGCGGAAGTGGACCCGAACGCCGGGCGGCTGCGGCTCTACCGGATCGGCGACAACGCGACTTTGGGCACCTACAACACACCCATTACGGTCAACAACGTTTATCGGCTCCGGGTGACGGCCGACGGCGGCAAGCTTGCCGTCCACTGGCAGACCGACTTCCTTGATCCGAACGGCTACGCCCCGGTCATCACAGCCCAGGACGCCTCCCATGGTTCCGGCCACGTCGGACTTCTGTCCTTCAATGGGGAATCGGTCTTCCAGGGGATGACGCTCAAGGGCCTGGAGAGTTCGCTCCAAGGCTGGCGTACTGCCGCCGGCAGTTGGGAACCTGACGCCAGGGGCATGCGCGGCGCGGTGGACGGCTTGCCGGCGGGCGGGGAAGCCGCGCGCTTCATTCCGGCGGTGGCCTCCGACGTCGTGGTGTCCCTTGACCTGGACGTTGCGTCCCCGGCCACGGCCGCCGTGGTGGTCCGCGGCAATGCTGACGGCAGCGGCGGCACTGAATTGAGGATCGACCCCGGCGCCGGGACGGTTGTCCTGAAGGACCGGGCCAGCGGAACTGTCCTTGCATCCGGCGCAATGCCGCCGCACAGCTTTGCCGCCGGCCAGCTGAACCGGGTCCAGCTCACCGTTCAAGGGACACAGGCCACTGCCCTGGTCAACGGCATTCAGGCGCTCAGCGGGACGGCCGGGACTGCCGCAGGAAAGGGCTTCGGGCTGCTCGTCGGCGGCGGCGGAGCCTACTTCCAGAATGTCCGGGCGGACGATGTGGCGGCGTACATGAACGGCCTGTACCAGCCCGGCTTCCACTACAGCCAGAACTCCGGCAACAGCTCAGACCCCAACGGTCTGGTGTATTTCGACGGCGAATACCATTTGTTCCACCAGGACCGCGGCCGCTGGGCCCACGCCGTGAGTACCGACCTGCTGCACTGGAAGCAGTTGCCCATCGCCCTGCCGCACCTGGCGGCCGGCGAATCATGGTCCGGGTCCGCGGTGGTGGACGCCACGGATTCCACCGGACTCTTCGGCGGCGGGCAGGGCCTGGTGGCGTTCTACACGAGCTTTAATCACGATGCACCCAACGGAAACCAGTCGGTGCGCGCCGCCTACAGTGCGGACCATGGCCGCACGTGGCAGGTGGCGCAGGCCCCACCCGTGGTGCAAAATCCCGGAGGGCCCGACGGCGGCTGGGACTTCCGGGATCCGAAGGTCACCTGGGACAGCGCCACCGGTCAGTGGATCATGGTGGTGGCCGCCGGGGACCACCTGCGGTTCTACACCTCCACAGACCTGCTGCACTGGACCTTCGCCAGCACCTTCGGATACGGCAACTGGGTGCGCGGCGGAGTGCTGGAATGTCCGGACTTTTTTGAACTACCCGTCGAAGGCCAGCCCGGGGTGAAGCGCTGGGTGCTCTGGTGGAGCACCGGAGCAGTGCGGTCAACGAACGGCTCGGCCGCCCAATATGTCACCGGCACCTGGAACGGAACCGCCTTCACACCGGATACCGGTCCTGACCAGGTGCTGCAGGCGGATGCCGGCCGGGACTACTACGCCGCCATGAGCTTCTTCGGCGCTCCGGACGGCCGGCGCATCATGCTCGGATGGATGAGCAACTGGGACTATGCCTTCAGCCCGCCCACGGGCCGCTGGAACGGCCAGCTGAGCGTTCCGCGTGAGATCAGCCTGAAAGACGTTCCGGGCGCCGGGCTCAGGCTGGCCCAGGAACCCGTTCCGGAGCTCAACGGCCTGCGGAGCTCCTTATGGCAGGCCTCGGATGTCCTGGTGACGCCCACGTCGGCCAATCCCCTGGCTGGAGCCTCCGGACGGTCTTTGGAACTGGAGGCCGAGGTGGCCGTTCCCTCATCCGGGGGCGCGTCGGCCTTTTCCTTCGGACTCCGGAAGGGGACTGTGGACGGCGTGGTCCAGGAAACCCTGCTCCGCTATGACACCGGCGCGGGAACGCTCACCCTGGACCGGGGCCGGTCCGGCCGGGAGGATTTCACCAGGTACTTTGCCGCTGATCCGGCGGACAACGCCGGCACACGGTGGAGTTCCTCCACGGTTGCGGTGGCAGGCGGCGGCACGGAACGCCGGGTCAGGGTGCGGGTGCTGGTGGACTCCTCATCCGTGGAAGTCTTTGGCGGGGACGGAACGGCGGCCCTAACGTCGCTCATCTTCCCCGGCCCGGACTCCACCGGATTGTCCCTGAACGCCGACGGCGGGAACGTCAGGCTGGTTTCCGCCACGGTCCATCAGCTGGCCGACACCTCCAGGCTGACCAGCGCGCCGCCGTCGGCCGTTCTGCCGCCGGCAACCGGCGCAGCACGGCATAACCTGGGCGCCTATACAGTGGTGCCTGGCGGCCGGTGGGAAAGCACAGGAGCGGGGCTGGTGGGAACATTCGACAAAGACTCAACGGCGCTGAGTGCGGGAACATACGCCAATGTGAAGGTGGAGGCGACGGTGCGCTTCGGCGGGGAAGCCTATGCCGGGGCCATGCTCAACGGTGATCTGGCGCCCGAGCGCGGGGATGGCGGCGCCGGCTCCGTGCTGCTTCGGGCGTCGGCTGACGGATCTACCGCCTACTACGTCAATCTGGATCCAAACCTGCGGCTGGTGCGGATTTTCAAGCTTGAGAACGGCTCCTTCAATCCCGCCACCAGCATCTTGGCCAGCGTCCCGGTGCTGCTCACGCATGGCCTGAGCTACCGGCTGGAGGTCCAGGCCGACGGCGGCAGGCTGACGGTGAATCTGGACGGCGCCCGGCTGATCGATGTGGTGGATAACAGCCTGGCGTCGGGCCGGGTGGGACTGAATGTCTTCGACGGACGGGCGGGGTACCAGGACGTGCGGGTCACTGCGCTGTCCTGA
- a CDS encoding TetR/AcrR family transcriptional regulator, whose translation MVAAALELFSERGVSGTSLQMIADRLGIGKAAVYYQFKTKEGIIEAVLAPAFAQMRRIIADADTSQSPQEAAIVGLSGLVIAQREVVAALSHDPEVRRFLETHSEAAQLILQLGGMLLGPEPDTRHRVAVSLFGGGLASVGIDPALADIDDEALRSELITLGQLLLMGKPHQNGPASPPNVRVRTAQ comes from the coding sequence GTGGTTGCGGCAGCCCTCGAACTTTTCTCCGAGCGGGGCGTCAGCGGGACCTCCCTGCAGATGATTGCCGATCGCCTGGGAATCGGGAAAGCCGCCGTCTATTACCAGTTCAAGACCAAGGAAGGCATCATCGAAGCGGTCCTCGCGCCCGCCTTCGCACAGATGCGCCGCATCATCGCCGACGCCGACACTTCACAGTCACCTCAGGAGGCGGCCATCGTGGGACTCTCCGGCCTTGTGATCGCCCAACGGGAAGTGGTGGCGGCACTCAGCCATGATCCGGAAGTCCGCCGCTTCCTCGAGACGCACAGCGAGGCAGCCCAGCTCATCTTGCAGTTAGGTGGGATGCTCCTGGGGCCCGAACCAGACACCCGCCACAGGGTGGCTGTTTCCCTGTTCGGCGGAGGACTTGCCAGCGTCGGCATAGATCCGGCCCTGGCCGACATCGACGATGAAGCTCTCCGCAGCGAACTCATAACCCTGGGACAGCTTCTTCTCATGGGGAAGCCGCATCAGAACGGGCCTGCCAGCCCGCCAAATGTTCGGGTCAGGACAGCGCAGTGA
- a CDS encoding glycoside hydrolase family 32 protein: MTELTHPLATVPRDELVARAEADPHRPRFHFVSPGGWLNDPNGVGQWNGTYHLFYQYNPEGAFHHRILWGHATSEDLVNWTDQPVALEPTAGPDADGCWSGVLVNDDGTPTLVYSGRQGERELPCVATGSPDLLTWTKFDANPVIPGPPAGVDITAYRDHCVWREGSRWRQLVGSGIRGRGGTAFLYESEDLRSWTYVGPLFIGDASAGDPAGTSWEGTMWECVDLFRAGTGTLGDGADGGDAQVDALVFSAWDDGATRHPLYWTGRYSGDSFTPRQLHRLDYGGRYFYAPQSFADESGRRVMFGWLQEGRTDAAMVEAGWSGVMSLPRIATLDPAGELVFAPVPEIESLRYGHVRLGPEALSGFKVLDGVDGNQLDLELDLDLEPGSVFRLGILGTPSGTGDMAEETVIEVGCQAANGTEGSYLRLDRTRSSLDTSVDVEELSGPVALPDGRLRLRVIVDHSALEVFANGKPLTARAYPTLGGGSVRLSAVGPVRLRQLDAWRMEDVFDGPRPLFP; the protein is encoded by the coding sequence ATGACTGAACTGACCCATCCCCTGGCCACCGTCCCCCGGGACGAGCTGGTGGCCCGGGCCGAAGCGGACCCGCACCGGCCGCGTTTCCACTTCGTCTCTCCCGGCGGGTGGCTGAATGACCCCAACGGTGTGGGTCAGTGGAATGGCACCTATCACCTCTTCTACCAGTACAACCCGGAGGGAGCCTTTCACCACCGCATCCTGTGGGGCCACGCCACCAGCGAGGACCTCGTGAACTGGACGGACCAGCCTGTTGCGTTGGAACCCACTGCGGGGCCGGATGCGGACGGCTGCTGGTCGGGAGTGCTGGTGAACGACGACGGGACGCCCACCCTGGTCTACTCCGGCCGGCAGGGTGAGCGTGAGCTTCCCTGCGTGGCAACAGGTTCCCCGGACCTCCTGACCTGGACCAAGTTTGATGCAAACCCCGTCATCCCGGGACCGCCCGCGGGTGTGGACATCACGGCCTACCGCGACCATTGCGTTTGGCGCGAAGGATCCCGCTGGCGGCAGCTGGTGGGCTCGGGCATCCGGGGGAGGGGCGGCACCGCCTTCCTCTACGAGTCCGAGGACCTGCGGTCCTGGACGTATGTGGGGCCGCTCTTCATTGGTGACGCCTCCGCGGGGGATCCGGCAGGCACCAGCTGGGAAGGCACCATGTGGGAGTGCGTGGATCTCTTTCGAGCCGGCACCGGGACACTGGGCGACGGGGCCGACGGCGGCGACGCGCAAGTGGACGCCCTGGTGTTCTCCGCCTGGGACGACGGCGCCACCCGCCATCCGCTGTACTGGACCGGCCGCTACAGTGGGGATTCGTTCACACCACGCCAATTGCACAGACTGGACTACGGCGGCCGTTACTTCTACGCGCCCCAGTCGTTCGCTGACGAATCCGGCAGGCGGGTGATGTTCGGCTGGCTCCAGGAGGGCCGCACGGACGCGGCGATGGTGGAGGCAGGCTGGTCCGGCGTGATGAGCCTGCCGCGCATTGCCACCCTGGACCCTGCGGGGGAGCTGGTATTTGCCCCGGTACCTGAAATCGAATCCCTGCGCTACGGCCACGTCCGGCTGGGCCCGGAAGCTCTCAGCGGCTTCAAGGTGCTGGACGGCGTCGACGGAAACCAGCTGGATCTTGAACTGGATCTGGACCTCGAACCTGGAAGTGTCTTCAGGCTCGGCATTCTCGGCACGCCCTCGGGAACCGGAGACATGGCTGAGGAAACCGTCATCGAGGTGGGCTGCCAGGCAGCTAACGGTACCGAAGGGTCATATCTGCGGCTGGACCGCACGCGCAGCAGCCTGGACACATCCGTGGATGTTGAGGAACTGTCCGGCCCGGTTGCCCTCCCGGACGGCAGGCTGCGGCTTCGCGTCATCGTGGACCACTCTGCGCTGGAGGTTTTTGCCAACGGTAAACCCCTGACCGCGCGGGCCTACCCCACCCTCGGCGGCGGCAGCGTGCGCCTGTCCGCTGTCGGACCGGTCCGGCTGCGGCAACTCGACGCCTGGCGGATGGAAGACGTTTTCGACGGGCCACGCCCGCTCTTTCCCTGA
- a CDS encoding ABC transporter ATP-binding protein has product MSTNTPAQQVPALEVRGLVKDFHSGGLFSRASVRALGGVDLAIGKGEIVALVGESGSGKSTLARCVARLEKPTAGQILVNGVNVLKRDRFQASREYRSQLQMVFQDPFGSLNPVHRIEHFLTRSLTLHGKAGTPDQLRTRLDQLMATVGLTPDMLNSYPHELSGGQRQRVAIARALAVEPDVILADEPTSMLDVSVRIGILNLMRQLRDSQGISMLYITHDLASARYLADRIAVMFAGEIVEEGESLDLLANPAHPYTRLLVSAVPDPSRTGSYDPAERAALRAAVMESASCAFDGDPQQRCSATGPVRHAVGDAANRHWVRCHLYRPPAAAAGHALSSDALAALAAADGSLTESKASA; this is encoded by the coding sequence ATGAGCACCAACACCCCTGCCCAGCAGGTTCCAGCCCTGGAGGTGCGCGGCCTGGTCAAGGACTTCCACAGCGGCGGACTGTTCTCCCGGGCATCCGTGCGGGCCCTGGGCGGTGTGGACCTGGCCATCGGCAAGGGCGAGATCGTGGCGCTTGTTGGCGAGTCCGGCTCAGGCAAGAGCACCCTGGCCCGCTGCGTGGCCCGGCTTGAAAAGCCCACGGCCGGCCAGATCCTGGTCAACGGCGTCAACGTCCTGAAGCGGGACCGCTTCCAGGCCTCCAGGGAATACCGGTCGCAGCTGCAGATGGTGTTCCAGGACCCGTTCGGTTCACTGAACCCGGTCCACCGTATCGAGCACTTCCTCACCCGGTCACTGACCCTCCACGGCAAGGCAGGGACCCCGGACCAGCTGCGGACGCGCCTGGATCAGCTCATGGCCACGGTGGGCCTGACGCCGGACATGCTCAACTCCTACCCGCATGAGCTTTCCGGCGGGCAGCGGCAGCGGGTAGCCATCGCCAGGGCGCTCGCCGTGGAGCCGGACGTGATCCTGGCTGACGAACCGACGTCCATGCTCGATGTCTCCGTCCGGATCGGAATCCTCAACCTGATGCGCCAACTGCGGGACAGCCAGGGGATCTCCATGCTCTACATCACCCATGACCTGGCGTCTGCCCGCTATTTGGCGGACCGCATCGCCGTGATGTTCGCAGGTGAAATTGTGGAGGAAGGCGAATCGCTTGATCTGCTGGCCAACCCGGCCCACCCCTACACCCGGCTCCTGGTCTCTGCCGTGCCGGATCCGTCACGCACCGGCTCCTACGATCCCGCCGAACGGGCAGCACTGCGGGCTGCGGTGATGGAATCGGCGTCGTGCGCTTTCGACGGCGATCCGCAGCAGCGCTGCTCCGCCACCGGACCGGTGCGGCATGCCGTGGGTGATGCGGCCAACCGGCACTGGGTGCGCTGCCACCTGTACCGGCCGCCGGCCGCCGCGGCCGGCCACGCACTTTCCTCCGATGCCTTAGCTGCCCTCGCGGCGGCAGACGGCTCCCTCACAGAATCCAAGGCATCCGCATGA
- a CDS encoding ABC transporter ATP-binding protein has translation MTVSQTSFGSHEPVLEIKDLTVKYRGDTRSTIAVDRVSFSIGVGEIFGLAGESGCGKSTIANAIMRLLRDPAEISGGSIRFGGKDVLSMGSEELRRFRWQDVAMVFQSAMNSLNPVMTIGDQIVDIYTTHAGYSRKESLRRAAELLELVRIDPARLKSYPHQLSGGMRQRAVIAMAVALKPSLLILDEPTTALDVVVQQEIMAQIKELQHELGFSVLFITHDMSLMVELSHRMAVMYGGRIVETARAKHIHTAPLHPYTQALMGAFPPLTGPRVPLTGLADGVKFSDIADLQEVTPGHFVSPLPVLQGAQP, from the coding sequence ATGACCGTTTCCCAAACTTCCTTCGGTTCCCACGAACCGGTGCTGGAGATCAAGGACCTCACCGTGAAGTACCGCGGTGACACCCGGTCCACCATTGCCGTCGACCGCGTTTCCTTCAGCATCGGCGTGGGCGAAATTTTCGGCCTGGCTGGCGAGTCCGGCTGCGGCAAGTCCACCATTGCCAACGCCATCATGCGGTTGCTGCGCGACCCCGCGGAGATCTCCGGCGGCAGCATCCGCTTCGGCGGCAAGGATGTCCTGTCCATGGGCAGCGAGGAGCTGCGGCGCTTCCGCTGGCAGGACGTGGCCATGGTGTTCCAGTCGGCCATGAACTCGCTGAACCCGGTGATGACCATCGGGGACCAGATCGTGGATATCTACACCACGCATGCTGGCTATTCCCGGAAGGAGTCTTTGCGGCGGGCCGCGGAACTGCTTGAGCTGGTCCGGATCGACCCTGCCCGGCTGAAGTCGTATCCGCACCAGCTGTCCGGCGGGATGCGCCAGCGTGCGGTGATCGCCATGGCCGTGGCATTGAAGCCCTCGCTGCTGATCCTGGATGAACCAACCACCGCCCTGGACGTGGTGGTGCAGCAGGAGATTATGGCCCAGATCAAGGAACTGCAGCACGAACTGGGCTTTTCGGTCCTCTTCATCACCCACGACATGTCCCTCATGGTGGAGCTTTCGCACCGGATGGCCGTGATGTACGGCGGCCGGATTGTGGAGACTGCGCGGGCCAAGCACATCCACACGGCTCCGCTGCACCCGTATACGCAGGCCCTGATGGGGGCCTTCCCGCCGCTCACCGGCCCCCGGGTCCCGCTGACAGGCCTGGCGGACGGCGTGAAGTTCAGCGACATTGCGGACCTCCAAGAGGTCACGCCCGGGCACTTCGTATCTCCTCTTCCCGTTCTGCAAGGAGCGCAGCCATGA